The Mastomys coucha isolate ucsf_1 unplaced genomic scaffold, UCSF_Mcou_1 pScaffold14, whole genome shotgun sequence genome window below encodes:
- the Rrs1 gene encoding ribosome biogenesis regulatory protein homolog — translation MEGQSVEELLAKAEQEEAERLQRITVHKELELEFDLGNLLASDRNPPTVLRQAGPSPEAELRSLARDNTQLLINQLWQLPTERVEEAVVARLPEPATRLPREKPLPRPRPLTRWQQFARLKGIRPKKKTNLVWDEVSGQWRRRWGYKRARDDTKEWLIEVPGSADPMEDQFAKRVQAKKERVAKNELNRLRNLARAHKMQMPSSAGLHPTGHQSKEELGRAMQVAKVSTASVGRFQERLPKEKAPRGSGKKRKFQPLFGDFAAEKKNQLELLRVMNSKKPQLDVTRATNKQMREEDQEEAAKRRKMSQKGKRKGSRQGPPGKRKGGPPGQGEKRKGGLGGKKHSRPPALGGKKKGVLHQGGKRRK, via the coding sequence ATGGAGGGCCAAAGCGTGGAGGAGCTGCTGGCcaaggcagagcaggaggaggcGGAGAGGCTGCAACGCATCACCGTTCACAAGGAGCTAGAGCTGGAATTCGACCTGGGCAACCTGCTGGCTTCGGACCGCAACCCGCCGACGGTGCTGCGCCAGGCCGGGCCCTCACCGGAGGCCGAGCTGCGGTCCCTAGCGCGGGACAACACGCAGCTGCTCATCAACCAGCTGTGGCAGCTGCCGACCGAGCGCGTGGAGGAGGCGGTCGTGGCGCGCCTGCCGGAGCCCGCCACCCGCCTGCCCCGGGAGAAGCCGCTACCCCGGCCGCGGCCGCTCACCCGCTGGCAGCAGTTCGCGCGCCTCAAGGGAATCCGTCCCAAGAAGAAGACCAACCTCGTGTGGGACGAGGTGAGTGGCCAGTGGCGGCGCCGTTGGGGCTACAAGCGCGCCCGGGATGACACTAAGGAATGGCTGATCGAGGTGCCCGGGAGCGCCGACCCCATGGAAGACCAGTTCGCCAAGAGGGTTCAGGCCAAGAAAGAACGCGTGGCCAAGAATGAACTGAACCGTCTGCGGAACCTGGCCCGCGCGCACAAGATGCAGATGCCCAGCTCAGCCGGCCTGCACCCTACGGGACACCAGAGTAAGGAGGAGCTGGGCCGCGCCATGCAAGTGGCCAAGGTCTCCACCGCGTCGGTTGGCCGCTTCCAGGAGCGCCTCCCCAAGGAGAAAGCTCCCCGGGGCTCCGGCAAGAAGAGGAAGTTTCAGCCCCTCTTTGGGGACTTCGCAGCCGAGAAAAAGAACCAGTTGGAGCTACTTCGAGTCATGAATAGCAAAAAACCTCAGCTGGACGTGACGAGGGCCACCAACAAGCAGATGAGGGAAGAGGACCAAGAGGAGGCTGccaagaggaggaaaatgagccagaaaggcaagagaaaagGGAGCCGGCAAGGACCTCCCGGCAAGAGAAAGGGCGGCCCGCCGGgtcagggagagaaaaggaaaggaggctTGGGAGGCAAGAAGCATTCCAGGCCTCCTGCTTTAGGTGGCAAGAAGAAAGGAGTGCTGCACCaaggtgggaagaggaggaagtag